One window of the Niallia circulans genome contains the following:
- a CDS encoding sensor histidine kinase, with translation MIKKFYTIPFVNKYQVISFFLPFFLLMLFVTFVFYCQYKEWKTNFEKDGEEILTLLSNNASLQMREAKRTDSKQLLQNMINSSDFNKNNSEIKKLMYISVLAENEKQNHIAVISQQNQKIGIHYVDTIADKIMPTYKRTITMHEIQHSNIYKLNKDHYMSSFIPINDKKGQLMGVVGMERKLNDQFYFLKELALQTIFFLLISFIFLFIYIRKWLNKILHPINKMMVGLNEISGGNFDVKMDINDNKELQGLMKNYNEVVDNLASLFYRLTNTAKELGTISKDFQLTTMEEALRQMDNIVDFLKINKELQKAEKMNAVGQLAASVAHEIRNPMTVVKGFLQIFYAKEHMSEEERTYIKLMIEEMNRAETIINDYLSLAKPDVEQSQKVNGRDLANKVIDLMHSYAMMSKGIHFKKNIQQVYIEANNNELKQVLINILKNAIEAMKNGGTITINLYPAKEYGVFEIEDTGIGMTEEEINRLGTAFYSLKEKGTGMGLMVCYQMVEQMKGYIEVQSEKGRGTLFRIFIPLYLSE, from the coding sequence ATGATAAAAAAATTTTATACTATTCCGTTTGTGAATAAATATCAAGTTATTTCTTTTTTTCTGCCTTTTTTTCTTCTCATGCTTTTTGTAACATTCGTTTTTTATTGCCAGTATAAAGAGTGGAAGACAAATTTTGAAAAGGATGGGGAAGAAATCCTAACTCTATTAAGTAATAATGCTTCCTTGCAAATGCGGGAAGCGAAAAGGACTGATTCAAAGCAGCTACTACAAAATATGATCAACTCTTCAGATTTTAATAAAAATAATTCCGAAATAAAGAAACTCATGTATATATCGGTGTTAGCAGAAAATGAGAAGCAAAATCATATAGCTGTCATCTCTCAACAAAATCAAAAAATAGGAATTCATTATGTTGATACTATAGCAGATAAAATAATGCCAACATATAAGAGAACAATTACCATGCATGAAATTCAGCACAGTAACATATACAAACTTAATAAAGACCATTATATGAGCTCTTTCATTCCTATTAATGATAAAAAAGGACAATTGATGGGCGTTGTCGGGATGGAAAGGAAGCTCAATGACCAGTTTTATTTTCTGAAAGAACTCGCACTTCAAACGATATTCTTCCTTTTAATTAGTTTTATCTTCCTTTTTATTTATATAAGAAAATGGTTAAATAAAATCCTTCACCCTATTAACAAAATGATGGTAGGTTTGAATGAAATAAGTGGTGGGAATTTTGATGTTAAGATGGATATAAATGATAACAAAGAATTACAAGGGCTGATGAAAAATTATAATGAAGTTGTTGATAATCTTGCGTCTCTTTTTTATCGTTTAACCAATACTGCTAAAGAGCTTGGAACAATATCAAAGGATTTTCAACTCACTACAATGGAAGAAGCACTTAGGCAAATGGATAATATTGTAGATTTTTTGAAAATTAATAAAGAATTACAAAAAGCGGAGAAAATGAATGCAGTTGGTCAGCTTGCTGCATCCGTTGCTCATGAAATAAGAAATCCGATGACTGTCGTCAAAGGCTTTTTGCAAATTTTTTATGCAAAAGAACATATGAGTGAAGAAGAAAGAACATATATTAAATTAATGATTGAGGAAATGAATCGCGCAGAAACAATTATTAATGATTATTTGTCTTTAGCAAAGCCTGATGTGGAACAATCACAAAAGGTTAATGGAAGAGACTTGGCAAACAAAGTTATTGACTTAATGCACTCTTATGCAATGATGAGTAAAGGTATCCACTTTAAAAAGAATATTCAACAAGTATACATAGAAGCTAATAATAATGAATTAAAGCAAGTACTTATAAATATTTTAAAAAATGCAATTGAGGCAATGAAAAATGGAGGAACGATAACCATTAACCTTTATCCAGCAAAGGAATATGGGGTATTTGAAATAGAGGATACTGGAATTGGAATGACAGAAGAAGAGATAAACCGATTAGGTACTGCGTTTTATTCGTTAAAAGAAAAGGGTACTGGGATGGGTTTAATGGTTTGTTATCAGATGGTTGAGCAGATGAAAGGGTATATTGAAGTACAAAGTGAAAAAGGTAGGGGCACGTTATTTAGAATTTTCATCCCTCTCTATCTTAGTGAGTAA
- a CDS encoding DegV family protein, which produces MRKIKIVTDSTVDLSQEILEKYEIEVVSLSIYIDNKSYLDRVDISPAEFIDKMIEADELPKTSQPSVGTFVEKYDELADEGYDIISIHMTGGMSGTVESAKSASQLTKGTVFVVDSEFISKGLSFQVLEAAEMVKNGHNAAEILQRLNHVKKHTKLFVVVDTLENLMKGGRIGKGKAFLGSLLNIKPIATLEEGVYTPVAKVRSRSQAVKFLASAFTEDSIGKKIKGVGITHAGSLDVALKLKEAIEKATGFNRVDIDYTTPIISTHTGPGAIGFSYYME; this is translated from the coding sequence ATGAGAAAAATCAAAATTGTAACAGATTCAACGGTAGATTTATCGCAAGAAATTTTAGAAAAATATGAAATTGAGGTAGTATCTTTATCTATTTATATTGATAATAAATCATACTTGGATCGAGTAGATATATCACCTGCGGAATTTATTGATAAGATGATAGAAGCAGATGAGTTACCTAAAACCTCTCAGCCATCTGTTGGCACTTTTGTGGAAAAATATGATGAACTTGCAGACGAAGGATATGATATTATATCTATTCATATGACGGGTGGAATGAGTGGGACAGTAGAATCAGCTAAAAGTGCCAGCCAATTAACAAAGGGAACGGTCTTTGTTGTAGACTCGGAATTTATTTCTAAAGGTTTATCTTTTCAAGTATTAGAAGCAGCAGAAATGGTGAAAAATGGGCATAATGCAGCTGAAATTTTGCAAAGATTAAATCATGTAAAAAAACATACGAAACTTTTTGTTGTAGTAGATACATTAGAGAATTTAATGAAGGGCGGAAGAATTGGAAAAGGGAAAGCTTTTCTCGGCTCTTTATTAAATATAAAACCCATTGCAACTCTAGAGGAAGGTGTATATACACCTGTGGCAAAAGTACGAAGTCGTTCACAAGCAGTGAAGTTTTTAGCTAGTGCCTTTACGGAAGACAGCATCGGAAAAAAAATCAAAGGGGTAGGGATTACACACGCAGGAAGCCTAGATGTTGCGCTTAAATTAAAAGAGGCAATAGAAAAGGCTACTGGTTTTAATAGAGTTGATATTGACTATACAACTCCTATCATTTCCACACATACCGGACCAGGAGCAATCGGGTTTAGTTATTATATGGAATAA
- the ilvA gene encoding threonine ammonia-lyase IlvA, whose translation MEQNVMKKWVQLEDIIIAYQGIKDIVAHTPLQKNYRLSEKYDCNIYLKREDLQHVRSFKLRGAFYSMKMLEKEKMKNGVVCASAGNHAQGVAYSCRYLNVHGKIFMPATTPKQKVTQVKMFGKENVEIVLTGDTFDDSYVEAVACAEAEERAFIHPFNDENVIAGQGTMAIEMMNDIDVPIDFVFASIGGGGLMAGLSTYMKSVSPATKMIGVEPAGAPSMKEALIRNKVVTLNKIDKFVDGAAVKSVGQKNFEICRDYVDDIVLVPEGKVCTSILSLYNEHAIVAEPAGALPVAALDLYKEKIKGKNVVVVISGGNNDIDRMQDIKERSLLYEGLLYHFIVNFPQRAGALREFLDDVLGPDDDIVRFEYVKKNNKESGPALVGLELKNRDDYRELIERMDKKGFPYTEVNRDSNLFHLLV comes from the coding sequence ATGGAACAAAATGTAATGAAAAAATGGGTGCAATTAGAGGATATTATTATTGCATACCAAGGTATTAAAGACATAGTAGCCCATACTCCCTTACAAAAAAATTATCGGTTATCCGAAAAATATGATTGCAACATTTATTTAAAAAGGGAAGATTTACAGCATGTGCGTTCCTTTAAACTAAGGGGTGCTTTTTATTCCATGAAGATGCTGGAAAAAGAGAAAATGAAAAATGGAGTAGTTTGTGCAAGTGCAGGAAATCATGCGCAAGGTGTAGCCTACTCTTGTCGTTATTTAAATGTGCATGGGAAAATATTCATGCCTGCAACAACACCAAAGCAAAAGGTTACACAAGTTAAAATGTTTGGCAAAGAAAATGTAGAAATTGTTTTAACAGGTGATACGTTCGATGATTCATATGTAGAAGCAGTTGCCTGTGCAGAAGCGGAAGAAAGAGCATTTATCCATCCATTTAATGATGAAAATGTTATTGCCGGACAAGGCACAATGGCAATAGAAATGATGAATGATATTGACGTCCCGATTGATTTTGTGTTTGCAAGTATCGGAGGCGGTGGTTTAATGGCAGGGTTAAGTACATACATGAAAAGCGTTTCTCCAGCAACGAAAATGATTGGTGTAGAACCAGCTGGTGCCCCTTCGATGAAGGAAGCCTTGATTAGAAATAAAGTAGTAACATTGAACAAAATTGATAAATTCGTAGATGGAGCAGCAGTCAAAAGTGTTGGACAAAAGAATTTTGAAATTTGCAGAGATTATGTAGATGATATCGTATTAGTACCTGAAGGCAAAGTATGTACCTCTATTTTGTCTTTATATAATGAGCATGCCATTGTCGCCGAACCGGCTGGAGCTCTCCCAGTTGCTGCTCTAGACTTGTATAAGGAAAAAATAAAAGGCAAAAATGTTGTGGTTGTCATTAGCGGTGGTAATAATGACATTGATCGCATGCAGGATATTAAAGAACGCTCTTTATTATATGAAGGATTATTATATCACTTTATTGTTAATTTTCCGCAAAGGGCTGGTGCTCTAAGAGAGTTTTTAGATGATGTTTTGGGACCTGATGACGATATTGTCCGATTTGAATATGTTAAAAAGAATAATAAGGAAAGTGGACCTGCACTTGTCGGTTTAGAACTGAAAAATAGGGATGATTACAGAGAATTAATTGAAAGAATGGATAAAAAGGGATTTCCGTATACGGAAGTGAATAGAGATTCTAACTTATTCCATTTACTAGTATAA
- the trhA gene encoding PAQR family membrane homeostasis protein TrhA yields the protein MNFSIKDFSLKEEIANSITHGIGFLLSIPALVMLIINAVETDNPWRIVSFSIFGATMIILYLCSTLLHSITHEKVKDFFEILDHSSIYLLIAGTYTPFVLVAIRGGLGWTLFGIVWALAIIGIVFKCYYVKKYIVTSTILYVIMGWLIVMAIVPLYHAIGTTGFMLLVGGGLLYTIGSIFYVMQKIPYFHAIWHLFVLAGSALMYFCVYLYV from the coding sequence ATGAATTTTTCGATTAAAGATTTCTCATTAAAAGAAGAGATTGCAAATAGTATTACCCATGGGATTGGCTTTCTGTTAAGTATACCGGCGCTAGTGATGCTGATCATTAATGCAGTTGAAACAGATAATCCCTGGAGAATCGTCAGTTTTTCTATTTTTGGAGCAACTATGATTATCCTATATTTATGCTCCACCCTTTTGCATAGCATTACCCATGAAAAAGTGAAAGATTTTTTCGAGATCCTCGATCATTCTTCAATCTATCTTTTAATCGCAGGTACCTATACTCCTTTTGTTTTAGTTGCTATCCGTGGCGGGTTAGGCTGGACACTATTTGGAATCGTATGGGCATTAGCCATTATTGGTATTGTCTTTAAATGTTATTATGTAAAAAAATATATTGTTACTTCAACCATCTTGTATGTTATTATGGGCTGGCTGATTGTGATGGCAATCGTCCCGTTATATCATGCCATCGGCACCACTGGCTTTATGCTTCTCGTAGGGGGCGGCCTTTTATATACTATTGGAAGCATCTTCTACGTTATGCAAAAGATTCCCTATTTCCATGCTATTTGGCACCTATTCGTATTAGCAGGGAGTGCCTTAATGTATTTTTGTGTGTATCTTTATGTATAG
- a CDS encoding PTS system mannose/fructose/sorbose family transporter subunit IID translates to MMTSNRSNVSNKGLGEKTGLETTTITKSDLRKVFWRSLPFEISWNYVRQGHMGFASSMIPIIEKLYKNNKEEKAKALQRHMEFFNITVYFSTLVLGIITAMEEKRARDPKNFDIDSINNVKVSLMGPLSGIGDSIFLGTLRIIAAGIGASLALNGSLLGAILFLLIYNIPALGMRYFGMMKGYELGAGLLDKIQKSGLMERITNSTAILGLMTIGSMIATMVVVKVPLKFGTGDAVTKVQDILDGIMPSLLPIGVTFLIYWLLGKKIKTTWLLMGIIIVSIIFAWLGILAP, encoded by the coding sequence ATGATGACTTCTAATAGGAGCAATGTTTCTAATAAAGGACTTGGTGAAAAGACAGGGCTGGAAACTACGACAATTACTAAAAGTGACTTAAGGAAAGTCTTTTGGAGATCTTTGCCTTTTGAAATCTCCTGGAACTATGTAAGACAAGGCCATATGGGATTTGCCTCCTCCATGATACCTATAATTGAAAAATTATATAAAAATAACAAAGAAGAGAAAGCAAAGGCATTACAAAGGCATATGGAATTTTTTAATATTACAGTTTATTTTTCAACGTTAGTATTAGGTATTATAACAGCAATGGAAGAAAAAAGAGCAAGGGATCCCAAAAACTTTGATATCGATTCGATCAATAATGTCAAAGTAAGTTTGATGGGTCCATTGTCAGGAATAGGAGATTCAATTTTCTTAGGAACACTTCGCATTATTGCAGCTGGAATTGGAGCATCACTAGCCTTAAATGGAAGTCTTTTAGGTGCCATTCTTTTTTTACTGATATACAATATCCCAGCACTTGGAATGAGATATTTTGGAATGATGAAAGGTTATGAACTAGGAGCAGGTTTATTAGATAAAATTCAAAAGTCCGGTTTAATGGAGAGAATTACAAATTCCACAGCGATATTAGGTTTAATGACAATAGGGTCAATGATTGCGACAATGGTTGTTGTAAAAGTACCCCTGAAATTTGGTACTGGTGATGCAGTGACGAAAGTACAAGATATCTTAGATGGAATCATGCCTAGTCTCTTACCCATTGGTGTTACCTTCTTAATTTACTGGTTGCTTGGTAAAAAAATAAAGACAACTTGGCTGTTAATGGGAATTATCATTGTTTCAATTATCTTTGCATGGTTAGGCATCCTTGCTCCATAA
- a CDS encoding PTS mannose/fructose/sorbose/N-acetylgalactosamine transporter subunit IIC, with product MVLEVILIFLIACFGYSDYFTGKTLQTRPIVLGPLVGLALGNLEAGCIIGATLELAFMGAVGVGAALPPEVVSGSVLGTAFAIIGDKDAGMAVALGLPIAMLVMMLRNFLFIAIVPLFANKADKYAAAGDLKGVSRMHWYGGIFGMYLPLAILTTLSFYLGSNVMENVLNMIPTFIQDGLSISAGILPALGFAILLRMILNKKIVPFLFIGLILTAYLNLPVLAVAILAVCIVFIMSQTSEKQMAVGNNEMEVEDDDF from the coding sequence ATGGTGTTAGAGGTTATATTAATATTTCTCATTGCATGTTTTGGATATAGTGATTATTTTACAGGAAAAACATTACAAACACGACCGATCGTTTTAGGACCACTTGTAGGATTGGCTTTAGGGAATTTAGAAGCTGGATGTATAATTGGTGCCACTCTGGAGCTAGCGTTTATGGGGGCCGTTGGTGTTGGAGCAGCACTTCCTCCTGAAGTCGTTTCGGGGAGTGTTCTCGGTACTGCTTTTGCCATTATTGGGGATAAAGATGCCGGGATGGCAGTCGCATTAGGTTTGCCGATCGCTATGCTTGTTATGATGCTCCGCAACTTTCTTTTTATCGCTATTGTTCCATTATTTGCAAATAAGGCAGATAAGTATGCGGCTGCAGGAGATCTTAAAGGGGTAAGCAGAATGCACTGGTATGGTGGTATATTTGGAATGTATCTTCCTTTAGCAATTTTGACCACGCTTTCATTCTATTTAGGATCGAATGTAATGGAAAATGTTTTAAATATGATTCCAACCTTTATTCAAGATGGACTATCTATTTCGGCGGGAATTCTGCCTGCGCTTGGTTTCGCCATTCTGCTTCGGATGATTTTGAATAAAAAAATTGTTCCGTTTTTATTCATAGGTCTTATCCTAACAGCTTATCTCAATTTGCCTGTTCTTGCTGTAGCTATATTAGCTGTTTGTATTGTTTTCATTATGTCTCAAACGAGTGAAAAACAGATGGCTGTCGGAAATAATGAAATGGAGGTAGAGGATGATGACTTCTAA
- a CDS encoding PTS sugar transporter subunit IIB has product MILLTRVDHRLLHGQVAVSWTSMLGADCILIANDELMKNDLKKTTMKLAKPANVKLVIKNIEDSIKAIQSGATDKYKLFIVVESIADAAKLSEAIPEIKQINLGGIKAKEGSRNVSKAINVLPEEEQLLKEMLMRNVEIEIRQIPNDKKILAKNVL; this is encoded by the coding sequence ATGATTTTATTAACGAGAGTGGATCATCGTTTATTACATGGACAAGTTGCTGTTTCTTGGACATCAATGCTCGGTGCAGATTGCATTTTAATTGCCAATGATGAACTAATGAAAAATGACCTAAAAAAAACAACAATGAAGTTAGCTAAACCGGCTAATGTTAAATTAGTCATAAAAAATATCGAGGATTCGATTAAAGCAATTCAAAGCGGAGCAACCGATAAATATAAATTATTTATTGTTGTTGAATCTATTGCAGATGCCGCTAAGTTATCGGAAGCCATTCCAGAAATAAAGCAAATTAATTTAGGTGGAATAAAGGCAAAAGAAGGATCAAGAAATGTTTCGAAAGCAATTAATGTTCTACCAGAGGAAGAACAATTACTGAAAGAAATGTTGATGCGAAATGTGGAAATTGAGATAAGACAAATTCCTAATGATAAGAAAATTTTGGCCAAAAATGTACTGTAA
- a CDS encoding PTS sugar transporter subunit IIA, which produces MRRFLLASHANFAEGIYGSLRLIMGDQPNVEFLCAYMTEDFDLNKEISFILENLKPEDELIVVTDLLGGSVNNEFMNYVNRMDKKVFVVSGLNLGLLITLLSRQFEEKDTGQIIVESIDESKESICLCNKILEDSQNIDDEF; this is translated from the coding sequence TTGAGGAGATTTTTATTAGCCTCGCACGCCAATTTTGCAGAAGGAATTTACGGTTCATTGAGGTTAATCATGGGTGATCAGCCCAATGTAGAGTTTCTTTGTGCATATATGACAGAAGATTTTGACTTGAACAAAGAAATATCTTTCATTCTAGAAAACTTAAAACCAGAAGATGAATTAATTGTTGTAACCGATCTCTTAGGGGGGAGTGTTAACAATGAATTTATGAATTATGTTAATAGAATGGATAAGAAAGTCTTCGTAGTATCAGGACTTAATTTAGGATTATTAATTACCCTATTATCAAGACAATTTGAAGAAAAGGATACAGGACAAATTATTGTTGAATCAATAGATGAATCCAAGGAATCTATTTGTTTATGCAATAAAATCCTAGAAGATTCTCAAAATATAGATGATGAGTTTTAG
- a CDS encoding SIS domain-containing protein, giving the protein MNVNEILVEILEKKKENGGIKNVVWIAAGGSNGGFYPAQYFMDRESTTIRSQMFSSNEFVYAPPKFCGQDTLAVLCSMRGTPETIEAARVAKELGATTIGLYVEPSGLTETCEYNIQYESIAIDSSKTERVNSSFGLQIAITLLHLLENYEGYDDAMEGFEIVDTIYRDAVEYTTPLAKAWAEQNKNEQSIHVMASGPAMGSAYIFSICNLMEMVQKDSPTVNSCEFFHGPFETIDKNTSVFLLASEGRVRSADERVIKFLKRYGGEKVYVLDAKELGINRIKDSVSEYFNHILFSPILNNVYLRQLSYATKNDYMTRRYMWKVEY; this is encoded by the coding sequence ATGAATGTTAACGAAATTTTAGTAGAGATTTTAGAGAAGAAAAAAGAAAATGGTGGAATTAAAAATGTTGTATGGATTGCAGCGGGTGGATCTAATGGTGGGTTTTATCCAGCACAATATTTTATGGATAGAGAATCAACAACCATTCGATCACAAATGTTTTCCAGTAATGAATTTGTTTATGCTCCGCCAAAGTTTTGTGGTCAGGATACATTAGCAGTACTATGTTCAATGAGAGGAACTCCTGAAACAATAGAGGCTGCTAGAGTGGCAAAAGAACTTGGTGCTACAACAATTGGATTATATGTTGAACCATCTGGATTGACAGAAACATGTGAATATAACATCCAATATGAGAGTATTGCGATTGATTCAAGTAAAACAGAGAGGGTCAATTCCAGTTTCGGTTTACAGATTGCTATCACATTATTGCATTTATTGGAAAATTATGAAGGATACGATGATGCGATGGAAGGCTTTGAAATAGTAGATACTATTTATAGAGATGCTGTGGAATATACAACTCCACTGGCAAAAGCTTGGGCGGAACAAAACAAAAACGAACAAAGTATTCACGTTATGGCGAGCGGTCCAGCAATGGGATCTGCATATATATTCTCTATATGCAATCTAATGGAAATGGTGCAAAAGGATTCCCCTACTGTAAATAGCTGTGAATTTTTTCATGGGCCGTTTGAAACTATTGATAAAAACACTTCGGTATTTTTATTAGCCTCTGAGGGCAGAGTGCGTTCTGCAGATGAAAGAGTAATTAAGTTTTTAAAGAGATATGGTGGAGAAAAAGTATATGTCCTTGATGCTAAAGAATTAGGAATTAATAGAATAAAGGACTCGGTTTCTGAATATTTCAACCATATTTTATTTTCCCCTATTTTAAATAATGTATATCTAAGACAACTATCTTATGCTACTAAAAATGATTATATGACCCGTAGATATATGTGGAAAGTTGAATATTAA
- a CDS encoding GntR family transcriptional regulator has protein sequence MENLNITSSKPLYHQLAETIRKDIYEGKFKQDERIPSEFELSEMYEISRSTVRKAISILVEEDLLVKIHGKGTFVAAPMLEQNNRVFMSFTSNVETLGKTLTTKTQKVYYRKATEQEIEFFNLTEPEDILIIERLRIVDNLPIGIETVFFTKKFDSLKDENLNGSLYAVLEDKYSITPYTGSKTIEICYATLEESNLLDIPRGSALMLVKDKVYDTHNNPLHISKQVLRGDKFKYAIKKDN, from the coding sequence ATGGAAAATTTAAATATAACTAGTAGTAAACCACTTTACCACCAATTAGCGGAAACAATTAGAAAAGATATTTATGAGGGGAAATTTAAACAAGATGAGCGTATTCCTTCAGAATTCGAATTAAGTGAAATGTACGAAATAAGTAGAAGCACTGTAAGAAAAGCCATTTCAATTTTAGTAGAAGAAGATTTACTTGTTAAAATACATGGGAAAGGTACATTTGTAGCTGCCCCCATGCTCGAACAAAATAATCGAGTTTTTATGAGTTTTACTAGCAACGTGGAGACACTTGGAAAAACTTTAACAACTAAAACACAAAAAGTTTATTATCGTAAAGCTACGGAACAAGAAATAGAATTCTTTAATCTAACAGAACCAGAAGATATTTTAATTATCGAAAGACTCCGGATTGTGGATAATTTACCGATTGGAATTGAAACAGTGTTTTTCACCAAAAAGTTTGATTCATTAAAAGATGAAAATTTGAATGGATCCCTTTATGCTGTTTTAGAAGATAAGTACAGTATCACCCCTTATACAGGCAGCAAGACAATCGAAATTTGTTATGCAACATTAGAAGAATCTAACTTATTAGATATACCTCGGGGCTCTGCTCTCATGTTGGTAAAAGATAAGGTTTATGACACACACAACAATCCCTTGCATATTTCCAAACAAGTTTTGCGTGGAGATAAATTTAAGTATGCAATAAAAAAAGACAATTGA
- a CDS encoding dihydrofolate reductase, whose protein sequence is MISLIVAMDRNNVIGVNNQLPWHLPNDLKYFKRVTTGHPIVMGRKTRDSIGRNLPNRENVIITRNPAYQCEDCTILHSVQEFYEWSKEKQAEEIFIIGGAELFAETIKKTDRLYITQIDHNFAGDTFFPALNWQKWKLVSEKKGEVDEQNIYPHTFLVYERV, encoded by the coding sequence ATGATTTCTTTAATTGTTGCTATGGATCGTAATAATGTAATAGGAGTAAATAATCAATTACCTTGGCATTTACCGAATGATTTGAAGTATTTCAAAAGAGTAACAACTGGGCATCCAATCGTAATGGGTAGAAAGACAAGGGATTCAATCGGCAGAAATTTGCCTAATCGTGAAAATGTAATTATTACGAGAAATCCTGCGTATCAGTGTGAAGACTGCACAATCCTCCATTCTGTTCAAGAATTTTATGAGTGGAGCAAAGAGAAACAGGCTGAGGAGATCTTTATCATTGGCGGTGCAGAGCTTTTTGCAGAAACAATTAAGAAAACAGACAGATTGTATATAACACAAATTGATCATAATTTTGCAGGAGATACCTTTTTTCCGGCATTAAATTGGCAGAAATGGAAGCTGGTAAGTGAAAAAAAAGGGGAAGTTGATGAGCAAAATATTTATCCGCATACTTTTTTAGTTTATGAGAGAGTGTGA
- a CDS encoding thymidylate synthase produces the protein MRQYLDLCEHILTNGVKKEDRTGTGTISTFGYQMRFNLSEGFPLITTKKLHLRSIIHELLWFLKGDTNVKYLQDNNVRIWNEWADEKGNLGPVYGHQWRSWTTREGNTIDQISELIHAIKTNPDSRRLIVSAWNVGDIEKMALPPCHCLFQFYVADGKLSCQLYQRSADVFLGVPFNIASYALLTHMIAQVCDLEVGDFVHSFGDVHIYTNHIEQVKLQLTRDPKPLPQLKINRNVKDIFSFEFDDFEIINYEAHPHIKGAVSV, from the coding sequence ATGAGACAATATTTAGATCTTTGTGAACATATTTTAACAAATGGTGTAAAAAAAGAAGATCGTACAGGAACCGGAACTATTAGTACGTTCGGATATCAAATGCGCTTCAATCTTTCCGAAGGTTTTCCTTTAATTACGACAAAAAAACTCCATTTACGTTCGATTATCCATGAATTACTTTGGTTTTTAAAGGGTGATACTAACGTGAAATACTTACAAGATAATAATGTTCGAATTTGGAATGAATGGGCAGATGAAAAAGGGAATTTAGGTCCTGTTTATGGTCATCAGTGGCGTTCATGGACGACTAGAGAAGGAAACACAATTGACCAAATTTCAGAATTGATTCATGCCATCAAAACAAATCCTGATTCCAGAAGATTAATTGTAAGTGCATGGAATGTAGGTGATATTGAGAAAATGGCATTGCCACCTTGCCATTGTTTATTTCAATTTTATGTAGCAGATGGCAAATTATCTTGTCAATTGTATCAGCGATCAGCAGATGTATTTCTAGGAGTGCCTTTTAATATAGCTTCCTACGCATTACTAACACATATGATTGCACAAGTTTGTGATTTAGAGGTAGGAGACTTTGTACATTCTTTTGGTGACGTGCATATTTATACGAACCATATTGAGCAAGTAAAGCTGCAGCTTACGAGAGATCCTAAGCCGTTACCACAGTTAAAAATTAACCGAAATGTAAAAGATATCTTCTCTTTTGAGTTTGATGATTTTGAAATTATCAATTATGAAGCACATCCTCATATTAAAGGAGCAGTAAGTGTATGA